One bacterium DNA segment encodes these proteins:
- a CDS encoding recombinase family protein produces MRAAIYARYSSENQRASSIEDQIRLCKAEAERRGWTVVST; encoded by the coding sequence ATGAGGGCGGCGATCTACGCAAGGTACTCCAGCGAGAACCAGCGGGCGTCGTCGATCGAGGACCAGATCCGCCTGTGCAAGGCTGAGGCCGAGCGGCGCGGCTGGACGGTCGTGTCGACCTAG
- a CDS encoding DoxX family protein → MDISLLILRLVIGLFVAGHGTQKLFGWFEGHGLKGTAGWLGSMGLRPAGVWAFLAGLAEFGGGVLFALGLASPLGALGISAAMVVAITGVHWPKVWAAKGGFELPLINLAVAAAVGIAGPGGFSLDQQFGTALPGPAARVVTVLVVLGWLAVLTMKAVRPATNNPSH, encoded by the coding sequence ATGGACATCTCGCTCTTGATCCTTCGGCTCGTGATCGGGCTCTTCGTTGCCGGCCATGGCACGCAGAAGCTCTTCGGGTGGTTTGAAGGGCACGGGCTGAAGGGTACGGCGGGCTGGCTCGGATCGATGGGCCTTCGGCCCGCAGGCGTCTGGGCGTTCCTGGCCGGCCTCGCCGAGTTCGGCGGAGGCGTACTGTTCGCTCTTGGTCTCGCGAGCCCACTGGGCGCGCTCGGGATCAGTGCCGCCATGGTGGTCGCGATCACGGGGGTGCACTGGCCGAAGGTATGGGCGGCCAAGGGTGGCTTTGAACTCCCCTTGATCAACCTCGCGGTCGCGGCGGCGGTGGGGATCGCGGGACCCGGTGGGTTCTCCCTAGACCAGCAGTTCGGGACGGCCCTTCCAGGGCCGGCCGCGCGTGTGGTCACCGTGCTCGTGGTTCTCGGCTGGCTCGCTGTCTTGACGATGAAGGCCGTGCGACCGGCGACCAACAACCCTTCCCACTAA
- a CDS encoding UbiD family decarboxylase, with protein MRAYLEMVESDYPDEIVRISAPVRRDLDITSAVFELARAGKSPVMIFEHVEGSPLPVVTNLAGNRKLLAAALGVRPDEVATAYRERCQHYQPVELVDRAPWHDAVWEGEDIDLTRLPIPRHFAVDAAPYITAGQIVARDPETGVDTTGFHRLMLKDKNRLGVSLHSRRRMYEFHRRAEARGRSLPAVVVLGVHPLHYMGSMAYHYPSQVRKYEIIGGLFGAPYRVARCRTVDLEVPVGAEIVIEGEILNEVREPEGPFGEFTGYASHRSTQNVFVAKCVQMRRDAMFHSIASGTAADHILVGSISREAEILNALRRNLPNVRAVHVPTAGVGALMAIISMKKTAEGQPQQAMMSTFGTEYYMKWAIVVDDDVDIFNLSDVIWAVLTRTRAEKGLILIPGAMGAVLDPTSDPGDHTVTKVGIDATTPIGEDFGERLTIADAQRTRIRSILGRAGITL; from the coding sequence ATGCGGGCGTATCTCGAGATGGTCGAGTCCGACTATCCCGACGAGATCGTGCGGATCTCCGCGCCGGTACGCCGAGATCTCGACATCACTTCGGCCGTATTCGAGCTCGCGCGCGCCGGCAAAAGCCCGGTGATGATCTTTGAGCACGTGGAGGGCTCGCCGCTGCCCGTCGTCACAAACCTCGCGGGCAATCGCAAGCTGCTCGCCGCGGCCCTGGGAGTGCGGCCCGACGAAGTGGCGACCGCCTATCGCGAGCGCTGTCAGCACTATCAGCCCGTGGAGCTCGTCGACCGCGCGCCGTGGCACGACGCGGTGTGGGAAGGGGAAGACATCGACCTGACGCGGCTCCCCATCCCCCGGCACTTCGCGGTCGACGCGGCACCGTACATCACGGCCGGCCAGATCGTGGCGCGCGATCCCGAGACCGGCGTCGACACGACCGGCTTCCACCGGCTGATGCTGAAGGATAAGAACCGGTTGGGCGTTTCGCTGCATTCCCGGCGGCGCATGTACGAGTTCCACCGCCGCGCAGAGGCCCGCGGCCGGTCTCTTCCCGCTGTAGTCGTCCTCGGCGTCCATCCGCTCCACTACATGGGCTCGATGGCCTACCATTATCCGTCTCAAGTGAGGAAATACGAGATCATCGGCGGACTCTTCGGCGCGCCCTATCGCGTCGCCCGCTGCCGAACGGTGGACCTCGAGGTACCTGTGGGTGCCGAGATCGTGATCGAAGGGGAGATCTTGAACGAGGTGCGCGAACCCGAAGGCCCCTTCGGCGAGTTCACCGGTTATGCGTCCCATCGCAGCACGCAGAACGTCTTCGTGGCGAAGTGCGTGCAGATGCGGCGTGATGCGATGTTTCACAGCATCGCATCCGGAACGGCGGCCGACCACATCCTCGTGGGCTCCATCAGCCGCGAGGCGGAGATCCTAAACGCCCTGCGCCGCAACCTGCCCAATGTAAGGGCCGTCCACGTGCCGACGGCCGGGGTCGGTGCGCTGATGGCGATCATCTCTATGAAAAAGACCGCAGAAGGCCAGCCGCAGCAGGCGATGATGAGCACGTTCGGGACGGAGTATTATATGAAATGGGCGATCGTCGTCGACGACGACGTCGACATCTTCAATCTCTCGGATGTCATCTGGGCGGTCCTGACCCGGACGCGGGCGGAGAAAGGTCTCATCCTAATCCCCGGCGCGATGGGTGCGGTGCTTGACCCCACCTCAGACCCCGGCGATCACACCGTCACCAAGGTCGGCATCGACGCAACCACGCCGATCGGGGAGGATTTCGGGGAACGCTTGACCATCGCAGACGCGCAGCGCACGCGCATCCGCTCCATCCTGGGGCGGGCGGGGATCACACTCTAG
- a CDS encoding YceI family protein: MLALLLAAWIPFGSVLWMAPVHAAAAVSAAVGVERFVIDPSASEALYHVGETFFNRNNQFKVAVGTTHGIQGQILIDRVHPLQSRIGPISVDISQLTSDSRRRDREIRSQWLESSRYPTAVFTPTAIDGLPGAYVDGRAIPVRIAGSLEVHGVTKPVLFAGTVTLSGQTLSGDATASVLMTDFGFDPPSLLGFLQAQNKVELEIQFTAHPGQ; encoded by the coding sequence ATGCTGGCGCTGTTGCTGGCGGCCTGGATACCCTTCGGCAGCGTGCTCTGGATGGCGCCCGTCCACGCGGCGGCGGCGGTTTCGGCCGCAGTAGGCGTCGAGCGGTTCGTGATTGATCCGTCGGCATCGGAGGCGCTCTACCACGTCGGCGAAACGTTCTTCAATAGGAACAACCAGTTCAAGGTCGCGGTCGGCACCACGCACGGGATCCAGGGCCAGATCCTGATCGATCGGGTCCATCCGTTGCAGAGCCGGATCGGGCCGATCAGTGTGGACATCAGTCAGCTCACTTCGGACAGCCGCCGGCGCGACCGGGAGATCCGAAGCCAGTGGCTCGAATCATCGCGATATCCGACCGCGGTGTTCACCCCGACCGCGATCGATGGACTCCCAGGCGCCTATGTGGATGGCCGCGCGATCCCTGTCAGGATTGCCGGAAGCCTCGAGGTCCATGGCGTTACCAAGCCGGTCCTCTTCGCGGGCACAGTCACGCTCAGCGGACAGACGCTGTCCGGTGACGCCACCGCGAGCGTTCTGATGACCGACTTCGGATTCGATCCGCCGTCCCTCCTGGGCTTTCTCCAGGCGCAGAACAAGGTGGAACTGGAGATCCAATTTACTGCGCACCCCGGGCAGTAG